In the Blautia coccoides genome, GAAATTGTAAAAACAGCATTTTATATCTGGTGATTTTTTTCTTTTCTGTAATAAGATGGCTGATTATTATAGATTGATGCGGATTTATTTAAGATATTTTTCTGAACGGCCCTGATATAATAAAGGACAGTAACAGGTATGAGCAAATGTATATCAGGGAGGAAAAAGAATGAAAAAGAAAATTGCGGCATCTGTAGTGATCGTATCTATGGTAATGTCTCTTTGTGCGGGTTGTTCAGGCAAAGACGAGCCGTCTGCGGCGAAAGATAAGGGAAAAGAAGAAATCGTGTATTGGAATATCGGAACAGAAAATCCGGATAAAGACATACTCAAATATGCTGTGGATAAGTTCAATGAGAAAACAGACAGCGGATATCATGTCACCAGTGAGGCAATCCAGAATGATACATACAAAGAAAAACTTGTGATCTCCATGAGCGCGGATGAATGTCCCGATGTATATGTCACCTGGGTGGGCGGCCCTATGAAGGAATACATTGAGGCAGGCTACGCACAGCCGATCCAGGATCTTATGGACGCAAGTCCTGTAAAAGACAGGATCATTGACAGCGCCATTGAACAGTCCAGTTATAACGGAGAATTATATGCTTTTCCGTTTATGCAGCTGACCATCAGCGGTGTATTTTATAACAAAGAGATATTTGAACAATACAACCTGGAGGTTCCCCAGACCGTTTCCCAGCTTGAGCAGGTATGTGACACTCTGGTTGAAAATGGAATCACCCCATTCGCGCTGGCGAATGCGTCAAAATGGACAGGTTCCATGTATTTTATGAGCCTGGCAACGAGAAAAGGCGGTCTGGAGCCTATTCAGAAGGCAGTTGACGGAAGCGGTACTTTTGAGGATGAAAGTTTTGAGTACGCGGGAGAAAAGATTCAGGAATGGGTTAAAAAGGGATATTTTCCGGAGGGTGTGAACAGTCTCAGCGAGGATGACGGGCAGGCAAAGCAATTGCTCTATCAGGAGTCAGCAGCTATGTTTCTGGGTGGTTCCTGGAATACGGGAACATTCAAGAGTGATAATGAGGAATTTTATAAGAAAATAGGATGGTTTTCCTTCCCGGCTGTGGATGGTTCTGATGCGGATGCCTCCATACAGATCGGCACCAGCGGTTATTTTGTGTCATTTAATTGTGAAGACGAAAAGTTAAAAGCTGCCTTTGAAATGTGTGAATATTATTATGATGATGAGATAATTGAGAAGATGGTGGAAGAAAACAAAATACCGCCGGTTAAGAATGCAGGGGAACTTATCAAGGATCCTGTGGTAAAACAAATTCTGGAAGCAGCCAACAAAGCAAGTAATATGCAGATTTTCTATGACCAGTATATGCCGCCCACAGTGGCAGAGGTGCACAAGGATACCTGTCAGCAAATCTTCGGTCTGGCTGTTACACCACAGGAGGCAAATGCCACACTGCAGGAGGCTATGCAGACATATCTGAAGGAAAATAAAGAAGAGTAAAAGAGAATAAGAAGAAAAGGGCATGGGGAATCTCATGCCTTTTTCGGCGTAAACACGTACAGATGAGGAAGAAAATGAGAAGAATGATAAAAAAATACATGTCGTATAATTTTGATAAGAAAATAAAAATCTTCATATCACTGGCTATTACAGTTACCACGTTGTGCGTACTGGGGATATCCACTTTTTCTTCTATAAAAATCGTTACGGAAAAATCAGGTTCTTTGGCGGAGATACAGATGGAAACCCTGGCAAATGATTATCAGATGAGTCTTTCCGGATATTATGATATGGCAAAAGGACTTATGATGGATGAACAGGTAAAATCATTTCTCAAGCAGAAAGACAGGACAGCGCCGGAGCTTCTGGAACAGGTCAGACAGACCATCCACAATAATATGAACGTACAGTCCAATATT is a window encoding:
- a CDS encoding extracellular solute-binding protein yields the protein MKKKIAASVVIVSMVMSLCAGCSGKDEPSAAKDKGKEEIVYWNIGTENPDKDILKYAVDKFNEKTDSGYHVTSEAIQNDTYKEKLVISMSADECPDVYVTWVGGPMKEYIEAGYAQPIQDLMDASPVKDRIIDSAIEQSSYNGELYAFPFMQLTISGVFYNKEIFEQYNLEVPQTVSQLEQVCDTLVENGITPFALANASKWTGSMYFMSLATRKGGLEPIQKAVDGSGTFEDESFEYAGEKIQEWVKKGYFPEGVNSLSEDDGQAKQLLYQESAAMFLGGSWNTGTFKSDNEEFYKKIGWFSFPAVDGSDADASIQIGTSGYFVSFNCEDEKLKAAFEMCEYYYDDEIIEKMVEENKIPPVKNAGELIKDPVVKQILEAANKASNMQIFYDQYMPPTVAEVHKDTCQQIFGLAVTPQEANATLQEAMQTYLKENKEE